One Lampris incognitus isolate fLamInc1 chromosome 18, fLamInc1.hap2, whole genome shotgun sequence genomic region harbors:
- the sfpq gene encoding splicing factor, proline- and glutamine-rich isoform X2 produces MSRDRFNRNRGGGGINTFQPRRGGGIPGGPMRGGLMGSGGIRNHPFQHQNRGGGQAGNNSTNMNKPPNQGPNQTKPQQPQSSGIIPPPTPGPALTMKGPMQQERKPTVGSPLPKIQSPPPKPNITSPPPNQANKNQNPQQKGPMSGNVNGQQQQQQQQKPIPQQSPKPPAPENKPNPTVNPEQKAPERAAPAQTDHSHASEFKATLSLLLKPGEKTYTQRCRLFIGNLPNDITEDEFKRLFAKYGEPSEVFINKGKGFGFIRLESRALAEIAKAELDDIPMKGRPLRVRFATHSAALSIKNLSPFVSNELLEEAFSQFGMVERAIVIVDDRGRSTGKGIVEFASKPAARKALDRCSEGVFLLTTSPRPVVVEPLEQYDDEDGLPEKLAQKNPRYQKEREEPPRFARPGTFEYEYSKRWKSLDEMEKQQRQQVEKNMREAREKLESEMEDAYHEHQANMLRQELIRRQEELRRMEEMHSQEMQKRKEMQLRQEEEQRRRDEQMLRKREMEEQMRRQREENYRMGNFMDNRERDMRMNPAGAMGMADMPFGSPNQKFSMGGMGFEGQQGMGGPSSGGLLPNEMESRGMEGG; encoded by the exons ATGTCCCGGGACAGGTTCAACAGAAATCGCGGTGGCGGCGGGATTAATACTTTTCAGCCGCGTCGGGGTGGCGGAATCCCCGGCGGCCCGATGCGAGGTGGACTGATGGGGAGTGGGGGTATAAGAAACCATCCTTTCCAGCATCAAAACCGGGGTGGAGGACAAGCGGGTAATAACAGCACCAATATGAACAAGCCGCCAAATCAGGGACCGAACCAGACGAAGCCACAACAGCCACAGTCCTCCGGGATAATTCCTCCGCCAACTCCCGGCCCGGCTCTCACAATGAAAGGCCCCATGCAGCAGGAGCGAAAACCGACCGTCGGATCTCCTCTACCCAAGATTCAGTCTCCTCCGCCCAAACCCAACATAACTTCGCCTCCGCCGAACCAAGCCAACAAGAACCAGAACCCGCAGCAGAAGGGGCCGATGAGTGGCAACGTGAacggccagcagcagcagcagcagcagcagaagccgATACCGCAGCAAAGCCCGAAGCCACCGGCTCCAGAGAACAAGCCGAACCCCACAGTAAACCCGGAGCAGAAGGCGCCTGAACGTGCTGCTCCGGCCCAGACAGATCACAGCCATGCATCG GAGTTTAAGGCAACATTATCCTTGCTGCTTAAACCTGGTGAGAAGACTTACACTCAGCGGTGCCGCCTGTTCATCGGCAACCTGCCCAACGACATAACAGAGGACGAGTTCAAGAGGCTGTTTGCCAAGTATGGCGAGCCCAGTGAAGTGTTCATCAACAAAGGCAAAGGTTTTGGTTTCATCAGATTG GAGTCCCGTGCACTGGCCGAGATTGCCAAGGCAGAGCTTGATGACATCCCCATGAAAGGTCGTCCTCTCCGTGTTCGTTTTGCCACACACTCCGCAGCCCTCTCTATAAAGAATCTATCACCGTTTGTGTCCAACGAGCTCCTTGAGGAGGCTTTCTCACAGTTTGGAATGGTGGAGAGGGCGATTGTCATTGTAGATGATCGCGGACGTTCCACGGGGAAGGGCATTGTTGAATTTGCCTCCAAACCTGCTGCCAGAAAAGCCCTGGACCGCTGCAGTGAGGGCGTGTTCTTGCTCACTAC GTCACCCCGACCAGTTGTGGTCGAGCCTCTCGAACAGTATGATGATGAAGATGGTCTTCCTGAAAAGCTGGCACAGAAGAACCCCAGATATCAGAA AGAGCGGGAGGAGCCTCCTCGTTTTGCTCGCCCCGGCACTTTTGAATACGAGTATTCCAAGCGCTGGAAGTCTCTGGATGAGATGGAGAAGCAACAGAGGCAGCAGGTGGAGAAGAATATGCGGGAGGCTCGTGAGAAACTGGAGAGCGAGATGGAGGATGCATACCATGAACACCAGGCCAACATGCTCCGTCAAG AACTTATAAGGCGACAAGAGGAGCTAAGGCGCATGGAAGAAATGCATAGTCAAGAGatgcagaagagaaaggagatgcAACTCAG acaggaggaggagcaacGCAGGCGAGACGAGCAGATGTTAAGGAAGAGGGAGATGGAGGAGCAGATGCGACGTCAGCGTGAGGAGAACTACAGGATGGGCAACTTCATGGACAAC AGGGAAAGAGATATGAGAATGAATCCTGCTGGGGCTATGGGCATGGCTG ACATGCCTTTTGGCTCACCCAACCAGAAGTTCTCCATGGGTGGAATGGGCTTTGAGGGACAGCAGGGCATGGGGGGACCCTCTTCTGGTGGCTTGCTACCCAATGAAATG
- the sfpq gene encoding splicing factor, proline- and glutamine-rich isoform X1 has translation MSRDRFNRNRGGGGINTFQPRRGGGIPGGPMRGGLMGSGGIRNHPFQHQNRGGGQAGNNSTNMNKPPNQGPNQTKPQQPQSSGIIPPPTPGPALTMKGPMQQERKPTVGSPLPKIQSPPPKPNITSPPPNQANKNQNPQQKGPMSGNVNGQQQQQQQQKPIPQQSPKPPAPENKPNPTVNPEQKAPERAAPAQTDHSHASEFKATLSLLLKPGEKTYTQRCRLFIGNLPNDITEDEFKRLFAKYGEPSEVFINKGKGFGFIRLESRALAEIAKAELDDIPMKGRPLRVRFATHSAALSIKNLSPFVSNELLEEAFSQFGMVERAIVIVDDRGRSTGKGIVEFASKPAARKALDRCSEGVFLLTTSPRPVVVEPLEQYDDEDGLPEKLAQKNPRYQKEREEPPRFARPGTFEYEYSKRWKSLDEMEKQQRQQVEKNMREAREKLESEMEDAYHEHQANMLRQELIRRQEELRRMEEMHSQEMQKRKEMQLRQEEEQRRRDEQMLRKREMEEQMRRQREENYRMGNFMDNRERDMRMNPAGAMGMADMPFGSPNQKFSMGGMGFEGQQGMGGPSSGGLLPNEMRNERFPQGGPRGMGPGNPGFGRVREEFDGPAKKPRF, from the exons ATGTCCCGGGACAGGTTCAACAGAAATCGCGGTGGCGGCGGGATTAATACTTTTCAGCCGCGTCGGGGTGGCGGAATCCCCGGCGGCCCGATGCGAGGTGGACTGATGGGGAGTGGGGGTATAAGAAACCATCCTTTCCAGCATCAAAACCGGGGTGGAGGACAAGCGGGTAATAACAGCACCAATATGAACAAGCCGCCAAATCAGGGACCGAACCAGACGAAGCCACAACAGCCACAGTCCTCCGGGATAATTCCTCCGCCAACTCCCGGCCCGGCTCTCACAATGAAAGGCCCCATGCAGCAGGAGCGAAAACCGACCGTCGGATCTCCTCTACCCAAGATTCAGTCTCCTCCGCCCAAACCCAACATAACTTCGCCTCCGCCGAACCAAGCCAACAAGAACCAGAACCCGCAGCAGAAGGGGCCGATGAGTGGCAACGTGAacggccagcagcagcagcagcagcagcagaagccgATACCGCAGCAAAGCCCGAAGCCACCGGCTCCAGAGAACAAGCCGAACCCCACAGTAAACCCGGAGCAGAAGGCGCCTGAACGTGCTGCTCCGGCCCAGACAGATCACAGCCATGCATCG GAGTTTAAGGCAACATTATCCTTGCTGCTTAAACCTGGTGAGAAGACTTACACTCAGCGGTGCCGCCTGTTCATCGGCAACCTGCCCAACGACATAACAGAGGACGAGTTCAAGAGGCTGTTTGCCAAGTATGGCGAGCCCAGTGAAGTGTTCATCAACAAAGGCAAAGGTTTTGGTTTCATCAGATTG GAGTCCCGTGCACTGGCCGAGATTGCCAAGGCAGAGCTTGATGACATCCCCATGAAAGGTCGTCCTCTCCGTGTTCGTTTTGCCACACACTCCGCAGCCCTCTCTATAAAGAATCTATCACCGTTTGTGTCCAACGAGCTCCTTGAGGAGGCTTTCTCACAGTTTGGAATGGTGGAGAGGGCGATTGTCATTGTAGATGATCGCGGACGTTCCACGGGGAAGGGCATTGTTGAATTTGCCTCCAAACCTGCTGCCAGAAAAGCCCTGGACCGCTGCAGTGAGGGCGTGTTCTTGCTCACTAC GTCACCCCGACCAGTTGTGGTCGAGCCTCTCGAACAGTATGATGATGAAGATGGTCTTCCTGAAAAGCTGGCACAGAAGAACCCCAGATATCAGAA AGAGCGGGAGGAGCCTCCTCGTTTTGCTCGCCCCGGCACTTTTGAATACGAGTATTCCAAGCGCTGGAAGTCTCTGGATGAGATGGAGAAGCAACAGAGGCAGCAGGTGGAGAAGAATATGCGGGAGGCTCGTGAGAAACTGGAGAGCGAGATGGAGGATGCATACCATGAACACCAGGCCAACATGCTCCGTCAAG AACTTATAAGGCGACAAGAGGAGCTAAGGCGCATGGAAGAAATGCATAGTCAAGAGatgcagaagagaaaggagatgcAACTCAG acaggaggaggagcaacGCAGGCGAGACGAGCAGATGTTAAGGAAGAGGGAGATGGAGGAGCAGATGCGACGTCAGCGTGAGGAGAACTACAGGATGGGCAACTTCATGGACAAC AGGGAAAGAGATATGAGAATGAATCCTGCTGGGGCTATGGGCATGGCTG ACATGCCTTTTGGCTCACCCAACCAGAAGTTCTCCATGGGTGGAATGGGCTTTGAGGGACAGCAGGGCATGGGGGGACCCTCTTCTGGTGGCTTGCTACCCAATGAAATG CGCAATGAGCGCTTCCCTCAGGGTGGTCCCAGGGGAATGGGTCCTGGTAACCCAGGGTTTGGCAGGGTCCGTGAGGAGTTTGATGG